The genomic region AAGCGGGATTGGAAGCACTGGTTCCTTTTCATCCAGGAAGAACAGGGAGTCGATTAGGTATGACTTCGCGGGAAGCTCAGACTGCCTATGACTATATTGCACGTCTGGACCCCAAGCCTTGCCGATCCATCGGATGTACGGAACGACCGCATTACATTATCTCCGATGCCATTGTCGGGTTGCATAACGGTGAGGCCCATTTAAGTCTGCATGCGGCAGGTAACCCTCGTGTATCCATGAATGAAGCATGTTTCCGCTGGATCAGGGATGAGGCTCCGGACGAAATCTGGTCTAACCGAGCGGCAGAGGCGAGGGCTATTATTCGCAGTCTGCACCTGCGGCGCAGAACGTTAATGCGTGTGCTGGCGGCCGTGATGGAAGAGCAGAAGCCCTTTTTGGTTAAAGGACCATCCGCGCTAAAACCGCTTAATCTCGCTATTATTGCAGAGAAGATTGGCATGCATGAATCAACCATAAGTCGTGCCGTGAACGGTAAATATATAGAAACCCCGCATGGTGTATATGAACTCAGAGCTTTTTTTGCCTCGGGAATCGGTACAACGTCAGGGGATAAAACATCTGCATCAGTAGTGAAACGGAGATTAAAAGAAATCGTTCGCACGGAACAGAGCCATCGGCCACACTCGGACAGTCAATTGGTGACACTGCTCGCCGAGGACGGGATTATCATCTCCCGGAGAACGGTCGCCAAGTACCGGGAGGAGCTTCACATTCTGTCTTCCCTTGAGCGTAAACGGTGGGCTTAACGGATTATCAGGCATATTATCATCTCCGAATAGAAGAACCCCCGCGAACCGGATGAACGGTCTGCGGGGGTTCTTTGTGATCTCAGTCCTACAAACGTTCCATATTACGCAGGAAGTGTTCTCCGGCAATACCTGGCGTGGTCATCTGCTCCGGATGAAGAATCTCTTCCAGTTCTTCCGGTGTCAGCAG from Paenibacillus sp. FSL R5-0341 harbors:
- the rpoN gene encoding RNA polymerase factor sigma-54 produces the protein MLGVQLVQEQRIRLSITPEMKQSFHLLTMSGQDLTRYLQDVAEENPVLELEEQAAPLARIPRRGDQRRYASYDPLLQAKGAEPTLEQLLIAQIRVMILPDILENMAVYLAGCVNDDGYLTVELAEVQTVLKVSMNEIATGLELLQSLDPAGVGARNLQECLLLQIRRDPAAVLYAERMVEAGLEALVPFHPGRTGSRLGMTSREAQTAYDYIARLDPKPCRSIGCTERPHYIISDAIVGLHNGEAHLSLHAAGNPRVSMNEACFRWIRDEAPDEIWSNRAAEARAIIRSLHLRRRTLMRVLAAVMEEQKPFLVKGPSALKPLNLAIIAEKIGMHESTISRAVNGKYIETPHGVYELRAFFASGIGTTSGDKTSASVVKRRLKEIVRTEQSHRPHSDSQLVTLLAEDGIIISRRTVAKYREELHILSSLERKRWA